ATATTAGTAAAAAAATTCCACATATCATTCCTCATTTCCGTATCGCCGATTAAATCGCTTTATTTTAACCGGCTTGAGTATAGCATAAAATTATATCTTATTCAATGGAAGCTGTAAAAGGCTTATCGGATAAAATTGATTTCCACGATACACAAACTTGACAAATTGAATAAAATTGAATATATTTGAAGAGGAGAAAAACAAGTGCAAAAGACCATTACCATACGTATAGACAATACTATATACGATATATTTAAAAAAGCAGCCGAAGGACAAAAACGAACTATTTCAAATTATATGGAATATGCAGCATTAAACTATACCATTAATGAATCTATCGTTGATGATGAAGAAATGCAGGAAATACTCGAATTCGAAAAAGACTTAAAAAAAGGCCTGTCGGATATATCTGCAGGAAGGTATAAAGTAATTGACTAACTATAAAATTGCAGAAACAGCGGCTTTTGAGAAAAAAATAAAATCAAAAAAGTACGAATTCCTATATCAAAAAATAAAAAACTATGTATATCCTATATTAAGAAAAAATCCGCATTTTGGACCTAACATAAAAAAATTAAAAGGCATTTACAAAGAGATATACCGCTTTAGATTAGGAGACTTTCGTCTTTTTTATAAAGTGTCAGAAGAAAAAGTCATCGTATTTATTATTGACATAGAAGCTCGAAAAGATGCTTATAAATAAAAAATGGAGCTTGACAAGGCGTACGATATATGGTACGCTTTAATCATAAGGAGGTGTTCAAATGACGATAATGACAGCAACAGCAGCTAGAACAAATTTATATAATCTTATTGACCGGACAAAAGAATTTCACGAACCGATTATTATTTCAGGAAAAAGAAATAATGCAGTATTGATATCGGAAGATGATTGGAATTCAATTCAGGAAACATTATATTTATGTTCTATTCCGGGAATGAGAGAATCTATTCTTGAAGCGAGTGAAGAATCTTTGGAAGAAAGCGTAAAGGAACTGGATTGGTAATGTGGAATGTAGTTTATTCAAAACAAGCTGCAAAAGACAGTAAAAAAATTGAACAATCCAATTTAAAAGAAAGCGTTAAGAGATTGATAGAAGTTTTGAAAAACGATCCATTTCAAAATCCGCCGCCTTATGAAAAATTAATAGGTGATTTAACAGGAAAGTTTTCAAGAAGAATAAATCTTCAGCATCGGCTTGTGTATGAAGTTTTTGAAAAGGAAATGATTGTTCGTGTTCTTCGAATGTGGACTCATTATGAGTAAAATATAACCCCCGCTTCAAAGCTGGGGTGCGAGGCTTTATAAAAAGATATGAATTGTTTTAAGATTATTATCGAATTACAAGATATTCTCTTCCCCAAATTTTATACAGCAATGGATTCTGAAAATAATGAATACATATTTTTAAAAACTCAAGATTCAATGATAAATTCATTGGATAAAGTATCTGATAAAACACAATTAGAGGCATATGAAAATCATATTCATATTTGCGGTAAAGTTAAAAAACGTGCTCAACATATAGCCGTAACTTCTGCAAAATTAATTACGAAAAATTTAATTGAAAATTTAAAAACAAGCTTTCCAAATAAACATTTTTATGTCTATTTGGATTGTGATTTTAACGACCACATTATAGTAAGATTTCATCAATTATGGGAGAATGAAGAACCGTATTATGATGTAAAAGATTTTCCAAATATCGAGGTATTTAAAATTTAAGCTTAAAATCCCAATTAATAGCTTAGGTTCTTTAATTAAAGTAGATGCGATAAATATTTCTGCATATCATTTGGCAAAAGAAATCAATGTTCCTGAAACAGCCTACATCCATCTTTGTAGAAACAAATTTTCTTTTCATGAACGGAAAGATTTTATTTGACAGCGTCACAGATAAATTTAAATGGTTTTTGCAAATGAAAACCCTTGTGTTTTATAGCGGTCTCCACTTTTGTGTAATTCTTGTGTTTTGTTTAAAATAAAAAAATGATTTTTAGTTTTTAAAAGGTATGGAAAATAAAAGCCTGTTTTAGTCTTTCAAGCTAATAAAAAGAATTGTTGAGCAGTAGTGTTAAATTTAAAAATATTTTACAAAATGGCGTTAAGTTTCGTAAAATAAAAATCATTTTTTAAGTATTGGTGTTCAAACTCCCATCACAAAACAACAATTCATCGCCAGGTATAAAAGGATTATTTTGTAACTTTGCACATTCACGAAAAGACTGTAATAGTATACCTGAAGAACCTGTAAACAAATCATTTGAAATTTTATAAAGTTCATCACCAGGAAACCCGGTCAGATTGTCTATTTCAACATAGTGGAAATTCAATAAGTCCAATAAATAATTAATATGTGAATCTAAGTTTTTCATACCAAGAATCAGTTTACAATCTTGCAAAAATGAAATTATGCCAGTACAACCTCTCAAATATCCAGGATATAAAATAAAAGTAGCTCTGCAAGCTTCTATCATTTCAGTAATTAAATTCAAATACTTTGGCAATTTAGTGATTTTATAAAATCTAATCAAAACACATCCTATCCCTGCAATTCCATTATGAATATATGGAGAATACACCGGTGGTTTTACCCCTATAGGTTTGCTATTTATAGATAAGAAACCATTTTCATTAACTAATAAACGACTCAAATCACTTTCTAAAGCTGAAACAGCTAATGAAAGTGTTTCTTTATCTTTTGTTTGCAAATATAACAATAATAAAGAGTAAGCGATACCTGAACAACCTCTTGTAAAACCAGAATAACAATCGCCTTCTGAATCTTTCCAGACAAGCATACCATCTTTTTTTATAGCAGAAGTAATAATTTTTTTAGCATATTCTTCAGCAAATTTCAAATACAAAATATCATCACTTTCTTTATAAAAAATTAAATTAACAATAAGGTTACCCGAAAGACCATAAGCAAAATCATAAATATTATGTGGTCTTTCCAAATTTACCCTTTCCAAAACAATTTTGGCTTCTTTCCTAAATCCGAGCTTTAGCAATACATACGCAATACCTGACAACCCAATATATAATCCATTGGAAAATAAAGTAGGCCTCTTATAAAAATCAGCCATAAATTTTGTAACAATAAAATTATACTGTCCTGAACCTTCACATTTCAACAGTTTTTCATAATAGCTTATAGAATAAACCATACCAAACATGCCATAGCCAAAGCTGTATTCATTTGTATTTATAGATTGCGGATCTGATGCTAATGGACTTTTACCATCTGTAAACAATTGAATATTATTAAGTATTGACTTACATAATAAATCATAATTAATTGATTTTTTTATTTTATTAGTAAAAATTTTATTTTCAATTTTATTTTTGCATTTTAAATCTTTTAAAACATCTTTTGTATTTTTATATTTAAATTTTATTAATTTATATATTAAATTTAACAACTCAACAGGCACATCAGTTTTATCATAACAAATACTTAAAAACTCTAAAATTTTTTCTTCACATAACTCATATAATGAGTTATAAGGAGCTATACAATACATAAGAACTAAAGCAACTTTATACAATTCAATTTCATAAATACTATGATCATTTCTTGAATAATTAAACCCAGGCGTAAACAAACCAACAAAATAATCAGTTTCAGTATTAGAATCTATTTTACATGCAGTTTCTAAATCTATAAATCGTAATTCTCGAGAATCGGCATCAAATATAATATTACCAGGAGAGATATCTCTTAATACTATACCAATAGAATGAATTTTATCAAGATTCTCAAATAAAATGGCCGCTATTTCTAAAACCTCATTGTAATAATTAATTAAATTAACCTGCATTTGCTTTTCATTTTTTATTGGATTGAAATATGGTGATTTTGAATGTGGATAAGACCTTAATGTTACCCCTTTAACATATTCTTGTACAAGATAGACATTTCCAAATTCTTCTATTTTTTCAATTGGATTCGGCGTACATTTCTGATTTTTTAATTCCAAAAGAATTTCGTATTCAGATGATGTCCGTTGAACAGCCGAAATATAACTATTATCCAGCCCGCTGTTTTTTCTAGCTTCTTTTATTATATAAACAAAACCATTTCTTTCTCCTTTATATACTCCTCCTTGTGCAGAAAAATGCAGGCATGATTTTATAAGATATTTTTTTAACAAAATAGAATCTTCATTATTAGAAATAGCATCATATTTTTTATCACTAATCCAATCAGGTACTTTATAATAGGGTAGTCGCTCATCTGTCACTAAATCATTTTTGTTATCAATGATTTTAGTTGCTAGAGTCCCATAATTATCTCGAAAGGTAATAGGATTTATCTCACCATACCGATAAAATAAGATTTTAGAATCTTTATAGCATTTATCTGACAATATATATGGTCCATCATATTCTTTTAACATAACATAAAGTTTTTCAATAATATCATCAAAGTCTTTTTGTTTTGGATACATAACAATATACTTACCACTACTAACCCTATTTATATTTTTTGAATTAATATGCACATAATTATTTAAATTAGAAGCAAATTTAAATGATATTTCATTTTCAAAAGCAAATTTTGATACTTTTTTAAGTACCTCTATATGATTATCTAAAGTTGCAGATATATGAATTTTCCAACCTGATATATTTTGCTCTTCACCAAAGTCAATATATGTCCATGGAAATTTCCCCATAGAAGAATGATGTTTAGTGTATACTATCTCACTAAGAACTGAATAATAATAATCATTTTTATTCAGTTTATGATAAGCTTTTATGTCATAATATAATTTATTTTTCCAAATATAATTTAAATGATTAATTTCTGCTAAATCTCTCATCTCAAATCCTACTTATCTCTCATTTATACCATTGCTGCTGAGTTTTGAATAACTTGCCATACTCTGTATCTTTAAGCATTAAGTCATCATGCTTGCCGCTTTCAATAATTTCGCCATTATCCATTAAAAGGATTTTATCGGCTCTAGTTGCAATCCCGATTCTGTGGCTTATAATAATTTTTATACTATGAGTTTTATTATCAAGCATGCTGTTAAGTAAATCCATTTCAAGCAGCGGATCTATTGCCGAAGTCGGCTCATCAAAAATAATGATACTTGCATTTTTGAAAAGGCCTCTTTCAATAGCAAGTTTTTGCCATTGTCCCATAGACAAGTCAACTCCGCCAAATTCTCTTGAAAGCATTGTATTTTGTTTATCAGGTAAGGTGTCTGAAAGTTGCTCTACCGCTTGCGAAATTTTCTTTACCGATTTAGTTACATCTGCCACATTAATATTTTCTTCCAAGCTCAGATTATAGCGATTAAAATTTTGAAAAACTGCGGAGCTGTTTTTTTGCAACAGCAAATGAGCTTCTTCAGATGCGTTTTTTGATTCATTTATTATAATCTCACCTGAAGCGGGTTGATACAGTCCCAGCAATATTTTTGAAAGCGTTGACTTTCCACTGCCGTTTTTTCCTACGATACAAATAGCTTCACCTGCATTTATTTCAAGGTTCACCGATTTAAGGGCTTTTTTCTCGCTATTAGGATATGAAAAAGAAACATCAGTAAGGCGTATTTTTTTAATTTCCATTTCCCCGGTTTTATTTTTATTAGAAGTTTCTTTAGTCATAACGGCATGAAAAAATTTCATTCCCGTGTAAGAATCTGCAAGACCGGCAATATGATAATTAAACAATTCCTTAAAATGCGAAAACAATAAATTAACACTTGCAATAATCGCAACAATAGTCCCCGCTTTTATTGAACCTGCCTTTGACAAACAATAAACAACAACAAAAATACTTATGAAGCCTAAAAATTGAGATGCATTAGTTATAATCCCAATCCAAGTTAATTTTTTTATTTCCTTCGTTTTATACTTTTTAAATAATTTTGCCGACGAATTAAATTTTCCAATAAAAAAATTAAAAAGTGCCAGATGTCTACTTTCCTTAAAAAAAACTTTATCGGTGATACACGATCCATACTTATTCATTTGCCTTCTGTACATTGCCGACTTATCTTCGCTTTCACTTTTATATTTATTTTTAAAAACATAAGTAAACATGGTTGGGATAAAAGCTCCTAAAACAACAATTAAAAGAAGCGGATTTATCGAAGCCATATAAAATGCTACCAGAAGAACATAAACAACACTTTGTGCAATAATAAGTTCAAGATTAATAAGACCGTCAATTGAACCATCTAAACCGTTTTTTGCTTTATCTAAGGAATCAAGAAAATCCGGCTTTTCAAATTCAAGTACATCAAACGAAGCAACTTTATTAAAAAAGTCAGTTTTTAGTTTTCCTGTAACAAGCATTCTTTGCTTATCAAAATAATAATTTAAAATTGCATTTGAAAATTCTCGCAACAAAATAATTAAAGAAAAAAATCCAAAAGCATACAAAACGGTATTTTTTACTGCTGATGAATTTAACAGAGTTAAACTTTCTGTAAGTTTTCCAATAAAAAATATATATCCAAAAGCTAATAAGGCATCAAAAACACACAAAGTAACGCAAAATAAAAACAAAGCTTTTTTAGCTTTAATCATTCTTGCAATTTCATAAAATAAAATTTTTATAAAAGATTTTTTCATACATACCATCCTTTTTGAGCTTCATACATTTCTTTATATAAACCATCCGCTCTTTCAAGTTCATCATGACTACCCTTTTCAACAATAGTACCATCAGACAATACTAATATTTCATCTGCAAGTTTTGCCGCTCCAAGTCTATGTGTAATTATTATAGAAGATTTTCCCGAAATAAATTTCAAGAAGTTATTATAAACTTTTGACTCTGCATCAGGATCAAGAGACGCTGTTGGCTCATCTAAAATATAATAATTACCCATAGCAAATAAACTTCGCAATAAAGCAATTTTTTGCCACTCACCAATAGACATATTTATATTATTTTCACTCAAGTAACCCAAATCCGTGTCCAATCCTTTTTCAAACTTGGCTATATCAAAAAATAGCTCGTGCATTTGTTTTAAAATTTCTTCATCAAAAACCGAAGCTTTATCAAAAATAATATTCTCTCGTAAAGTTATTTCATATTTTGCAAAATCTTGAAACGCAACCGAAAACAGCTTATTAAAATCTTGTATGTCTTTTATATTTACACCGTTAATTAGAATTTCACCGGAATAATTTTTATAAAGGCCTAAAAGCAATTTCGTTATTGTTGTCTTTCCCGCTCCGTTTTCTCCTACCAATGCATACGATTTTCCTTGTTCAAGTTTAAAGCTTACATTTTTAAGAATCTCTTTTTCCGTTTCAGGATACGTAAAAGAAACATTCTTAAATTCTATATCAATATTTTCAGGAAAATCGGTGTATATTTTTTTTTCACTATTCTTCAATTCAAAATCGGTTTCTTTAATTTCTTCAGATAAATTTTCAAAACCGAAAATCGTTTTAAGGAAAACATTTGTCTTGGCTATTTCATGAATTGATTGCGTTAAGTTCCATGAAATAGCAGAACTCATTATTAAAAGTTCATTTGAAACTGCGGAAAAAGAACCTATCGATAATGCTCCCTTGATAACATTGAGCAACATAAAAAACATCATACCTAAAAATGAAACGGTAATGAGTCCCGAAGTAAGTTTGGTTCCTGCATAACTTTTCCTTTTTACTGACAAGAAAATATCCGTCGCCTCATTGTATGATGTAATCCATCTTTGTGCAAAATACCGTATATAATTAAAAAGCGTTCTTTCTTCAGCATATTCCTTATCGGTAAGAATTTTTTCATAGTCATCCATACGGCGGCTTATTTTTTGAAATTGAGCAAAAGCCTCATAATCGTCTTT
The DNA window shown above is from Treponema denticola and carries:
- a CDS encoding type II toxin-antitoxin system RelE family toxin → MTNYKIAETAAFEKKIKSKKYEFLYQKIKNYVYPILRKNPHFGPNIKKLKGIYKEIYRFRLGDFRLFYKVSEEKVIVFIIDIEARKDAYK
- a CDS encoding type II toxin-antitoxin system Phd/YefM family antitoxin; the protein is MTIMTATAARTNLYNLIDRTKEFHEPIIISGKRNNAVLISEDDWNSIQETLYLCSIPGMRESILEASEESLEESVKELDW
- a CDS encoding Txe/YoeB family addiction module toxin, whose protein sequence is MWNVVYSKQAAKDSKKIEQSNLKESVKRLIEVLKNDPFQNPPPYEKLIGDLTGKFSRRINLQHRLVYEVFEKEMIVRVLRMWTHYE
- a CDS encoding protein kinase/lanthionine synthetase C family protein — its product is MRDLAEINHLNYIWKNKLYYDIKAYHKLNKNDYYYSVLSEIVYTKHHSSMGKFPWTYIDFGEEQNISGWKIHISATLDNHIEVLKKVSKFAFENEISFKFASNLNNYVHINSKNINRVSSGKYIVMYPKQKDFDDIIEKLYVMLKEYDGPYILSDKCYKDSKILFYRYGEINPITFRDNYGTLATKIIDNKNDLVTDERLPYYKVPDWISDKKYDAISNNEDSILLKKYLIKSCLHFSAQGGVYKGERNGFVYIIKEARKNSGLDNSYISAVQRTSSEYEILLELKNQKCTPNPIEKIEEFGNVYLVQEYVKGVTLRSYPHSKSPYFNPIKNEKQMQVNLINYYNEVLEIAAILFENLDKIHSIGIVLRDISPGNIIFDADSRELRFIDLETACKIDSNTETDYFVGLFTPGFNYSRNDHSIYEIELYKVALVLMYCIAPYNSLYELCEEKILEFLSICYDKTDVPVELLNLIYKLIKFKYKNTKDVLKDLKCKNKIENKIFTNKIKKSINYDLLCKSILNNIQLFTDGKSPLASDPQSINTNEYSFGYGMFGMVYSISYYEKLLKCEGSGQYNFIVTKFMADFYKRPTLFSNGLYIGLSGIAYVLLKLGFRKEAKIVLERVNLERPHNIYDFAYGLSGNLIVNLIFYKESDDILYLKFAEEYAKKIITSAIKKDGMLVWKDSEGDCYSGFTRGCSGIAYSLLLLYLQTKDKETLSLAVSALESDLSRLLVNENGFLSINSKPIGVKPPVYSPYIHNGIAGIGCVLIRFYKITKLPKYLNLITEMIEACRATFILYPGYLRGCTGIISFLQDCKLILGMKNLDSHINYLLDLLNFHYVEIDNLTGFPGDELYKISNDLFTGSSGILLQSFRECAKLQNNPFIPGDELLFCDGSLNTNT
- a CDS encoding ATP-binding cassette domain-containing protein codes for the protein MKKSFIKILFYEIARMIKAKKALFLFCVTLCVFDALLAFGYIFFIGKLTESLTLLNSSAVKNTVLYAFGFFSLIILLREFSNAILNYYFDKQRMLVTGKLKTDFFNKVASFDVLEFEKPDFLDSLDKAKNGLDGSIDGLINLELIIAQSVVYVLLVAFYMASINPLLLIVVLGAFIPTMFTYVFKNKYKSESEDKSAMYRRQMNKYGSCITDKVFFKESRHLALFNFFIGKFNSSAKLFKKYKTKEIKKLTWIGIITNASQFLGFISIFVVVYCLSKAGSIKAGTIVAIIASVNLLFSHFKELFNYHIAGLADSYTGMKFFHAVMTKETSNKNKTGEMEIKKIRLTDVSFSYPNSEKKALKSVNLEINAGEAICIVGKNGSGKSTLSKILLGLYQPASGEIIINESKNASEEAHLLLQKNSSAVFQNFNRYNLSLEENINVADVTKSVKKISQAVEQLSDTLPDKQNTMLSREFGGVDLSMGQWQKLAIERGLFKNASIIIFDEPTSAIDPLLEMDLLNSMLDNKTHSIKIIISHRIGIATRADKILLMDNGEIIESGKHDDLMLKDTEYGKLFKTQQQWYK
- a CDS encoding ABC transporter ATP-binding protein is translated as MKHVSYFSHFKKLYGYVSSAGKILPITIILLRIALGLIPFAYISVYSKFIDGIAGKNTNLISIIPVFIVVALLSYFSQNFLNNFISRLLLNLQIKLRSVNIEKISRLKYEHIENSATNDLIKEVKAGVPSILVSGFSSYLVFLKLLLKILSVAAYLMMFSPMMALVMFILLIPVVMVSLKTGKDDYEAFAQFQKISRRMDDYEKILTDKEYAEERTLFNYIRYFAQRWITSYNEATDIFLSVKRKSYAGTKLTSGLITVSFLGMMFFMLLNVIKGALSIGSFSAVSNELLIMSSAISWNLTQSIHEIAKTNVFLKTIFGFENLSEEIKETDFELKNSEKKIYTDFPENIDIEFKNVSFTYPETEKEILKNVSFKLEQGKSYALVGENGAGKTTITKLLLGLYKNYSGEILINGVNIKDIQDFNKLFSVAFQDFAKYEITLRENIIFDKASVFDEEILKQMHELFFDIAKFEKGLDTDLGYLSENNINMSIGEWQKIALLRSLFAMGNYYILDEPTASLDPDAESKVYNNFLKFISGKSSIIITHRLGAAKLADEILVLSDGTIVEKGSHDELERADGLYKEMYEAQKGWYV